A genomic window from Acinetobacter chinensis includes:
- a CDS encoding LytR/AlgR family response regulator transcription factor gives MDILICDDEILAIERLSRLVIQLGHNVVATATHGLQALELAEQYLPDVVLLDIQMPGMDGLSCAHELRQLDPMPAIVFCTAYDDHALEAFRSHADGYLLKPVMQQELQKVLDHLTKLTQAQMSNLKQKEIMDELNVKRHQIAAKTYRGVELVPVENIYYFLADQKYVTVRHKNGSVLIDETLKDLETEFGDQFIRIHRNALVSIHFLDGLEVVSSGQYQVRCRELDERLAVSRRHLPGLRERIQKL, from the coding sequence ATGGACATCCTGATCTGTGATGATGAAATCCTCGCAATTGAGCGATTATCACGTCTGGTCATTCAGCTTGGACACAATGTTGTGGCGACTGCTACACATGGTTTACAGGCGCTGGAGCTTGCCGAACAGTATCTGCCGGATGTCGTTTTACTGGATATTCAAATGCCAGGAATGGATGGATTGAGTTGTGCACATGAACTGCGCCAGCTTGACCCAATGCCAGCCATTGTGTTTTGTACCGCTTATGATGATCATGCGCTTGAAGCGTTCAGATCGCATGCAGACGGATATCTGCTGAAACCGGTAATGCAACAGGAACTGCAAAAGGTTTTAGACCATTTAACCAAACTGACTCAGGCACAGATGAGCAATTTAAAACAAAAAGAAATTATGGATGAACTCAATGTAAAACGTCACCAGATTGCTGCGAAAACATATCGTGGTGTAGAGCTGGTGCCTGTCGAAAATATTTATTATTTTCTGGCAGATCAAAAATATGTCACAGTCCGCCATAAAAATGGCAGTGTACTGATTGATGAAACATTAAAAGACCTTGAAACGGAGTTTGGGGATCAGTTTATCCGCATTCATCGGAATGCGCTGGTTTCCATTCACTTCCTGGATGGGCTGGAAGTGGTCAGCTCAGGGCAGTATCAGGTTCGCTGTCGGGAGCTGGATGAGCGTCTTGCAGTCAGCCGCAGGCATTTGCCTGGTCTCAGGGAGAGGATTCAGAAACTTTGA
- a CDS encoding acyl-CoA thioesterase, giving the protein MSELSEYPVVYEQKVAWGDMDAFGHVNNVMYYRYIESARIAYFDELNIFQENVNTVVASSQCRYLQPVFYPDTLKIGTRIEEMRNSAVRMVYVLWSEAQQAVVATGDAVVVCVDRENGRKTAIPENIRHNVTEMESRAGHIIN; this is encoded by the coding sequence ATGTCAGAACTGTCAGAATATCCCGTGGTATATGAGCAGAAGGTCGCATGGGGCGATATGGATGCTTTTGGTCATGTCAATAATGTGATGTATTATCGCTATATTGAAAGTGCGCGTATTGCTTATTTCGATGAGTTGAATATTTTTCAGGAAAATGTAAATACGGTTGTTGCTTCAAGTCAGTGCAGATATTTACAACCGGTATTTTATCCAGATACCTTAAAGATCGGTACCCGTATTGAAGAAATGCGTAACAGTGCTGTCCGTATGGTCTATGTGCTGTGGAGTGAAGCTCAGCAGGCAGTTGTTGCGACAGGGGATGCTGTCGTGGTCTGTGTTGATCGTGAAAATGGCAGAAAGACAGCCATACCTGAAAATATACGTCACAATGTGACAGAGATGGAAAGTCGGGCGGGACATATTATTAACTGA
- a CDS encoding sensor histidine kinase produces MRHSYFFTRVGQSQHYLELFIAGNILSMLLALAEAQSWQALDPVRLILHMLYINWILLSFTAFIGLLEKKISQYSLSKTLLIGFLLLQGIIFVTTLSMNVLIYFGQFFTLNGLSAGILLHGVVLHLSYGMLLGAFCFRYLFIREQWMQQQNSELNARIQAMQARIHPHFLFNSLNNVISLIAIDPDKAEQMLLNLSRLFRASLQELKLVSVRDEVDLCQRYLDIEQIRLGDRLHVEWKLVNETAFSRVQIPLLTLQPLLENSIFHGVEKILTKSTISILIEILQNQVNIVITNPYIHDKINPRQGHGLAVKNVKQRLEAYYGQSVVFQTYAGDGMFTTVVQYRYK; encoded by the coding sequence CTGCGCCATTCATATTTTTTCACCCGTGTAGGTCAGTCTCAGCATTATCTGGAGCTGTTCATTGCAGGCAATATTTTAAGTATGCTGCTGGCACTGGCAGAAGCTCAGTCATGGCAGGCGCTTGACCCTGTACGGCTGATTCTGCATATGCTGTATATCAACTGGATACTGCTTTCATTTACCGCTTTTATTGGACTGCTTGAGAAAAAAATCAGTCAGTACAGTCTGAGTAAAACACTGCTGATCGGTTTTCTGTTACTTCAGGGCATTATTTTTGTGACCACCCTCAGTATGAATGTACTGATTTACTTTGGGCAGTTCTTCACCCTGAATGGATTGAGTGCAGGTATTCTGCTGCATGGTGTGGTTTTACATTTAAGTTATGGTATGTTGCTTGGAGCATTCTGTTTTCGCTATCTTTTTATCCGTGAACAATGGATGCAGCAGCAGAACAGTGAACTGAATGCGCGTATTCAGGCAATGCAGGCAAGAATACACCCGCATTTTCTGTTCAACAGTCTGAATAATGTCATCAGTCTGATTGCGATTGATCCTGATAAAGCAGAGCAGATGCTGTTAAATCTGTCACGTCTGTTCAGGGCAAGCCTGCAGGAGCTTAAGCTGGTCAGTGTCCGCGATGAAGTGGATCTGTGTCAGCGTTATCTTGATATTGAGCAGATCCGGCTGGGAGACCGACTGCATGTGGAATGGAAACTGGTGAATGAAACTGCATTTTCCAGAGTGCAGATACCTTTATTGACTTTACAGCCCTTACTTGAAAATAGTATTTTTCATGGAGTTGAAAAAATCCTGACGAAGAGTACGATAAGCATATTGATCGAAATATTGCAAAATCAAGTCAATATCGTCATTACTAACCCGTATATTCACGATAAAATAAATCCACGACAGGGACATGGTCTTGCTGTTAAAAATGTGAAACAACGGCTTGAAGCATATTATGGTCAGAGTGTTGTATTTCAGACCTATGCTGGGGATGGTATGTTTACCACGGTTGTTCAATACCGTTATAAATAA
- a CDS encoding uroporphyrinogen-III synthase — translation MNSALFINTRPADRADPLNRALYREGVQVFELPLLELIQTEWSETLKDLYEQIERAQVIVAVSPSAVHFGMQRLKSTGRSPEQLQHIQWIAVGEKTAQTLLEYGIESTAPEVETSEGMLKLDVLQQLQAGSVIAFWRGEGGRQFMMESLHEAGMKILNFLLYTRRCPEETLYKREALIQLLSVSTEPYVLISSEASWLNWLELLQGQENLLQKCHCFVLGERLYGLLFRYQQEHQQKIKLSQLTDLKSGTILRQIASVQGNK, via the coding sequence ATGAATTCAGCACTGTTTATCAATACAAGACCTGCCGATCGGGCTGATCCCCTGAATCGGGCATTATACCGTGAAGGTGTTCAGGTGTTTGAGCTTCCTTTGTTGGAACTGATTCAGACAGAATGGTCAGAGACTCTGAAAGACCTCTATGAACAGATAGAGCGTGCTCAGGTTATAGTTGCAGTCAGTCCGTCGGCAGTACATTTTGGAATGCAGAGGCTGAAATCTACAGGCAGAAGCCCTGAGCAGTTACAGCATATTCAGTGGATTGCTGTTGGGGAAAAGACAGCTCAGACTTTGCTTGAGTATGGAATTGAAAGTACAGCACCTGAAGTTGAAACCTCAGAAGGAATGCTGAAACTGGATGTGCTGCAACAACTTCAGGCAGGCAGTGTGATTGCTTTCTGGCGGGGTGAAGGTGGACGTCAGTTCATGATGGAAAGTCTGCATGAGGCAGGCATGAAAATCCTGAACTTTCTGCTTTATACACGCAGATGCCCTGAAGAAACACTGTATAAGCGTGAAGCTCTGATTCAGCTGCTGTCAGTTTCAACTGAACCTTATGTGCTGATCAGCAGTGAAGCCAGCTGGCTGAACTGGCTTGAACTGCTTCAGGGGCAGGAGAATCTGCTGCAGAAATGTCACTGTTTTGTCCTGGGTGAGCGTCTGTACGGACTGTTGTTCCGTTATCAGCAGGAACATCAACAAAAAATAAAACTGTCACAATTAACTGATTTAAAATCAGGCACAATACTTCGGCAGATTGCCTCTGTGCAGGGAAATAAATGA
- a CDS encoding H-NS histone family protein, with protein sequence MMPDISNLSVEELKRLQVEAEALIASKKDQAVEDAYNQILDIADKVGLSIEQILEYGSSKRKKGTRKSVEPRYRSKSNPSETWTGRGKQPRWLVAELEKGAKLEDFLI encoded by the coding sequence ATGATGCCAGACATCAGTAATTTATCAGTTGAAGAGTTAAAGCGTTTACAGGTTGAAGCAGAGGCATTAATTGCATCCAAAAAAGATCAGGCTGTAGAAGATGCTTATAATCAGATTCTTGATATTGCAGATAAAGTTGGTCTAAGTATCGAACAGATTCTTGAGTACGGTTCAAGCAAACGTAAAAAAGGCACACGCAAATCGGTAGAGCCACGCTACAGAAGTAAAAGCAATCCATCTGAAACCTGGACGGGTCGCGGTAAACAGCCACGCTGGTTGGTTGCTGAACTTGAAAAAGGTGCAAAACTTGAAGATTTTCTGATCTAA
- a CDS encoding type II secretion system protein N, with product MTGFMEKLQQLNLKQADRVAPAVLVVLVLLLCWKLASLFWLLIAPPQVMQIERVELGSQQPQIPSISSFSLFQEAGRTAADDNLNLLLQGVVVGYPSQFSSAVIKLNETAERYRVGESIDTTSYQLAEVYWDHVVLRNSSGATKELRFKGIENGLNQPIVQPSVAPAASAPAQSYQPPSQTSEQNAVGQAVQKMQEDREQYLRDMGVNASGGSGYEVTSRTPAALRSKLGLQPGDKIMSLNGQTVGQGQSDAQLLEQARREGQVKLEVKRGDQVMTIQQDF from the coding sequence ATGACCGGTTTTATGGAAAAGCTGCAACAGTTGAACCTGAAGCAGGCTGATCGGGTTGCGCCAGCCGTGCTGGTGGTTCTGGTGCTGTTATTGTGCTGGAAACTGGCTTCCCTGTTCTGGTTGCTGATTGCACCTCCGCAGGTGATGCAGATTGAACGTGTTGAGCTGGGATCTCAGCAGCCTCAGATTCCCAGTATTTCTTCATTTTCTCTGTTTCAGGAAGCGGGTCGTACAGCGGCAGATGACAATCTGAATTTATTGCTGCAGGGTGTTGTGGTCGGTTATCCGAGTCAGTTTTCCTCGGCAGTGATTAAGCTTAATGAAACCGCTGAAAGATACCGGGTGGGTGAAAGCATTGATACGACCTCTTATCAGCTGGCGGAAGTGTACTGGGATCATGTGGTTTTGAGAAACAGCAGTGGTGCAACCAAGGAGCTTCGTTTCAAGGGGATTGAAAATGGTCTGAATCAGCCCATTGTTCAGCCTTCTGTAGCGCCTGCAGCTTCTGCACCGGCTCAGTCTTATCAGCCACCCTCACAGACCAGTGAGCAGAATGCTGTAGGTCAGGCAGTACAGAAAATGCAGGAAGACAGGGAACAGTATCTGCGTGATATGGGGGTCAATGCATCAGGTGGCAGTGGTTATGAAGTGACGTCAAGAACACCGGCTGCACTGCGTTCCAAACTGGGTCTGCAACCGGGTGATAAAATTATGTCTCTGAATGGACAGACCGTGGGGCAGGGACAGTCGGATGCGCAGTTGCTTGAACAGGCACGCCGTGAAGGACAGGTAAAACTCGAAGTAAAACGTGGTGATCAGGTGATGACCATACAACAGGATTTTTAA
- the phoU gene encoding phosphate signaling complex protein PhoU encodes MSFNNPVLSHHISSQFNEDLQAVNTKFMTMGGLVEQQVANAIHALLDTDANMAMDVQFQDNTVNRYELEIDEALTLILARRHPAAIDLRMVIAMSKANTDLERIGDEAAKIARIAQALCEEGESPRGYMETRHIGNQVRVMIHDALDAFARLDVDQALHVLLADADIDREYQSATRTLMTYMIEDPRHISRVINVMWVLRSLERIGDHARNIAEQVIYMVKGLDVRHTSMEEIEEKVQER; translated from the coding sequence TTGAGTTTTAATAATCCAGTGCTGAGCCACCATATTTCTTCTCAGTTTAATGAAGATCTTCAGGCTGTGAACACGAAGTTCATGACCATGGGCGGTCTGGTGGAACAGCAGGTTGCCAATGCGATTCATGCATTACTGGATACCGATGCCAATATGGCAATGGATGTCCAGTTTCAGGACAATACTGTTAACCGTTATGAGCTTGAAATTGATGAAGCGCTGACGCTGATTCTTGCACGCCGTCATCCTGCCGCGATTGATTTACGTATGGTGATTGCCATGAGTAAAGCCAATACCGACTTGGAACGTATTGGCGATGAAGCTGCCAAAATTGCCCGTATTGCTCAGGCTTTGTGTGAAGAGGGAGAATCTCCTCGCGGTTACATGGAAACCCGTCATATCGGCAATCAGGTACGTGTCATGATTCATGATGCGCTGGATGCTTTTGCCCGTCTTGACGTCGATCAGGCTTTACATGTATTGCTTGCAGATGCAGATATTGACCGTGAATATCAGTCTGCGACACGGACACTGATGACCTATATGATCGAAGATCCGCGTCATATTTCCCGTGTTATTAATGTGATGTGGGTGTTGCGTTCACTTGAACGGATTGGTGATCACGCACGTAATATTGCAGAGCAGGTTATTTATATGGTGAAAGGACTAGATGTGCGTCATACCAGTATGGAAGAAATTGAGGAAAAGGTTCAGGAACGCTGA
- a CDS encoding oxidative damage protection protein, with amino-acid sequence MTRQVLCRKYQKELDGLDFAPFPGAKGQELFDTVSKQAWQEWLKHQTTLINEKRLNVFEPDAKKFLEEQREKFFNNDESLEKAEGLKPE; translated from the coding sequence ATGACTCGACAAGTCCTTTGCCGTAAATATCAAAAAGAGCTGGACGGTTTAGACTTTGCACCATTCCCTGGTGCAAAGGGTCAGGAATTATTTGACACGGTTTCTAAACAAGCCTGGCAGGAATGGTTAAAACACCAGACTACGCTGATCAATGAAAAGCGTTTAAACGTGTTTGAACCCGATGCGAAAAAGTTTCTTGAAGAACAGCGTGAAAAATTCTTCAACAATGATGAATCATTGGAAAAAGCTGAAGGGCTGAAGCCTGAGTGA
- the argH gene encoding argininosuccinate lyase, with product MTTSSNSSNPSQAQTSGMWGGRFSEATDAFVAEFTASVQFDQRFYKQDIAGSIAHATMLAKVGVLTEQERDDIINGLNTIKAEIEAGNFEWRIDLEDVHMNIESRLTQRIGITGKKLHTGRSRNDQVATDIRLYVRDEIDAILQLLEKLEKGILGLAAKNTNTIMPGFTHLQTAQPVTFGHHLMAWFEMLVRDSERLIDCRKRVNRLPLGSAALAGTTYPIERAYTAELLGFEAVCENSLDAVSDRDFGIEFNAAASLIMMHLSRMSEEMILWTSAQFKFVNIPDRFCTGSSIMPQKKNPDVPELIRGKTGRVYGDLMSLLTLMKGQPLAYNKDNQEDKEPLFDAIDTVRGSLMAFADMIPALVPNIEIMREAALRGFSTATDLADYLVKNGVAFRDAHEIVGKAVALGVAEGKDLSELTLEQLQQFSDLIQADVFEKALTLEASVNARNHIGGTAPAQVEAAIERAYTRLEKLYA from the coding sequence ATGACCACATCTTCTAATTCCTCAAATCCGTCACAAGCCCAGACTTCTGGCATGTGGGGCGGTCGTTTCTCTGAAGCAACTGATGCCTTTGTTGCTGAATTTACAGCATCTGTTCAATTTGACCAACGCTTTTATAAACAGGATATTGCAGGCTCTATTGCACACGCAACCATGCTGGCTAAAGTTGGTGTTCTGACTGAACAGGAACGTGACGACATTATCAATGGTCTGAACACGATTAAAGCTGAAATTGAAGCAGGCAACTTCGAGTGGCGCATCGACTTAGAAGATGTACACATGAATATCGAATCACGCCTCACTCAGCGTATCGGCATTACAGGTAAAAAATTACACACAGGCCGTAGCCGTAATGACCAAGTGGCAACAGACATCCGTTTATATGTACGTGATGAAATTGATGCCATCTTACAGTTATTAGAAAAATTAGAAAAAGGCATCCTGGGTCTTGCTGCTAAAAATACCAACACCATCATGCCAGGTTTCACCCATTTACAAACTGCACAGCCTGTGACTTTTGGTCACCATTTAATGGCTTGGTTTGAAATGCTGGTGCGTGACTCTGAACGTCTGATCGACTGTCGTAAACGTGTCAACCGCTTACCACTGGGTTCTGCTGCACTGGCTGGGACAACTTACCCAATCGAACGTGCGTATACAGCTGAACTTTTAGGTTTTGAAGCAGTATGTGAAAACTCGTTAGATGCTGTTTCTGACCGTGACTTTGGTATTGAATTCAATGCCGCTGCATCTTTGATCATGATGCATTTGTCACGTATGTCAGAAGAAATGATTCTATGGACTTCTGCACAGTTTAAATTTGTGAATATTCCTGATCGTTTTTGTACAGGTTCTTCGATCATGCCACAAAAGAAAAACCCAGATGTTCCTGAGTTGATCCGTGGTAAAACAGGTCGTGTCTATGGTGACTTAATGAGTCTATTAACGCTCATGAAAGGTCAGCCACTGGCATACAACAAAGACAACCAGGAAGACAAAGAACCTTTATTTGATGCAATTGACACTGTTCGTGGTTCACTGATGGCATTTGCAGATATGATTCCTGCATTGGTTCCAAATATTGAAATCATGCGCGAAGCTGCGCTTCGTGGATTCTCAACTGCAACAGATTTAGCTGATTACCTCGTTAAAAATGGCGTTGCGTTCCGTGATGCACACGAAATCGTGGGTAAAGCGGTTGCATTGGGTGTTGCTGAAGGCAAAGATCTGTCAGAACTTACACTTGAGCAATTACAACAGTTCTCTGATCTGATCCAGGCAGATGTATTTGAAAAAGCACTCACTTTAGAAGCTTCAGTGAATGCACGTAACCACATTGGTGGTACTGCACCTGCACAGGTTGAAGCTGCAATTGAACGTGCTTATACACGCTTAGAGAAACTTTACGCTTAA
- the hemC gene encoding hydroxymethylbilane synthase, translating into MKTLKIATRQSPLALWQAEHIRARLENMYADLTVELVTFVTQGDKILDTPLAKIGGKGLFVKELEAALMDGRADLAVHSMKDVPMQLPEGLSLAVICEREDPLDAFVSNTYASFADLPQGARVGTSSLRRKCQILKSRPDLNIIDLRGNVGTRLSKLDDGQYDAIILASAGLKRLELSERIRHTLDPELSLPAVGQGALGLECREGDTDVLNLILPLMHDETNVCVRAERAFNAYLEGGCQVPIAGFATLRQGEVHMEGRVGSLDGLTLLKAEQSGQPEQAEETGIALAKQLLALGAGELLKALH; encoded by the coding sequence ATGAAAACCCTGAAGATCGCAACCCGTCAAAGTCCACTTGCTCTATGGCAGGCGGAACACATCCGTGCACGCCTTGAAAATATGTATGCGGATTTAACAGTTGAACTCGTCACTTTTGTGACTCAGGGCGATAAAATTCTGGATACGCCGCTGGCAAAAATTGGTGGAAAAGGGCTTTTTGTAAAAGAACTTGAAGCTGCACTGATGGATGGTCGTGCTGATCTTGCAGTCCACTCCATGAAGGATGTTCCGATGCAGTTGCCTGAAGGGCTGAGCCTGGCGGTCATCTGTGAGCGTGAAGATCCGCTGGATGCCTTTGTTTCCAATACCTATGCAAGTTTTGCAGACTTACCGCAGGGTGCCCGTGTCGGTACGTCCAGTCTGCGTCGCAAATGTCAGATTTTAAAAAGCCGTCCAGACCTGAACATTATTGATTTACGCGGTAATGTTGGAACACGTCTGTCCAAGCTCGATGATGGTCAGTACGATGCCATTATCCTGGCAAGTGCAGGACTGAAACGTCTTGAGCTGTCTGAGCGTATCCGCCATACCCTTGATCCTGAACTGAGTCTGCCGGCTGTTGGGCAGGGCGCACTGGGGCTTGAATGCCGTGAGGGTGATACAGATGTACTGAATCTGATTTTACCTCTCATGCACGATGAAACCAATGTCTGTGTCCGTGCTGAACGTGCGTTCAATGCTTATCTTGAGGGTGGTTGTCAGGTTCCGATTGCAGGTTTTGCAACACTGCGCCAGGGTGAGGTTCATATGGAAGGTCGTGTAGGCAGTCTTGATGGATTAACACTGCTGAAAGCTGAACAGTCCGGTCAGCCTGAACAGGCGGAAGAAACAGGCATTGCACTTGCAAAACAGTTACTGGCTTTAGGGGCTGGTGAGCTGCTGAAAGCCCTGCATTAA
- the gspN gene encoding type II secretion system protein N has product MISKPRFLKWWIFAIIAFLIFVLLQIPAAWLISRFYKNNQTLQNVSGNIWQGQADWQRGQLKGTLAWKTRPLDLILLRAGADVEVHSGNTQLQGTVAYGAGKKLIIKSMTGQIAAETLKTLADWQWPTNPVQLKDVSFNFKKGQGFSQAEGQLLWGGGELIYTYAQRQEQMNVPSLKGALTEDNNKLIFDIRDQRDQKMVNLTLDQEMMTDVQLTQRFLMNIASYNGKAGLDTYVISTRQPLLRGGIQ; this is encoded by the coding sequence ATGATAAGTAAACCCCGATTTTTAAAATGGTGGATTTTTGCCATCATCGCATTTTTAATTTTTGTGTTGCTGCAGATACCGGCAGCATGGCTGATTTCCAGATTTTACAAAAACAATCAGACTTTACAGAATGTCAGTGGCAATATCTGGCAGGGGCAGGCAGACTGGCAGAGAGGGCAGCTGAAAGGCACGCTTGCCTGGAAAACCCGTCCCCTGGATCTGATTTTACTGCGGGCAGGTGCTGATGTTGAAGTACATAGTGGCAATACACAGCTTCAGGGCACTGTCGCTTATGGTGCTGGAAAAAAACTGATCATCAAGTCCATGACGGGGCAGATTGCCGCAGAAACTTTAAAAACACTGGCGGACTGGCAATGGCCGACAAATCCGGTTCAGTTAAAGGATGTCAGCTTTAATTTTAAAAAAGGTCAGGGTTTTTCGCAGGCCGAAGGGCAACTGCTCTGGGGCGGTGGGGAACTGATTTATACCTATGCTCAGCGTCAGGAACAGATGAATGTTCCATCCTTAAAAGGTGCGTTGACAGAAGATAACAATAAACTGATTTTTGATATACGGGATCAGCGGGACCAGAAAATGGTCAACCTCACACTGGATCAGGAAATGATGACGGATGTACAGCTGACCCAGCGGTTTTTAATGAATATTGCTTCTTATAATGGTAAGGCAGGGCTGGATACTTATGTGATCAGTACCCGTCAGCCATTACTTCGGGGAGGTATTCAATGA
- the abuO gene encoding multidrug efflux outer membrane protein AbuO has product MKKILLGVSIFSLSSFSYALDLVEAYQRAKNTDPSWQANLLQYEADQLNLGIAKGNLLPTVTLSGNITRKNQDQNTDPIEGIPADALVSSASTTRQIALTARQPLFRWDAWEGLKQVKTSLSLSEVNLKLQQQEHILSVAQAYFDVLRQQALTASNVQEEKALQEQLNMMNARLREGLVAKSDVSEANAQYQSARANRIATHVQLMLAQEQLAQLTGPYQESLAVLRDDFQFQKPVPERLDEWNQMALSHNLNIQQARLQRTYAEDGKRVEQAALYPQVEAVATYGYAKQTPENIISQNGQFDQVGVEVSWNVFSGGKTQKSIRKADVDLKKHEAQLDAAIRKASTDVKKAYLQVETDQSRLMARKAAQDSSETVAQASRAQYREGLKTMVDVLLAQRNAFSARQDFLNARFDYLLNVLKLKAAVGQLTEQDLQEMNAWLVEKTI; this is encoded by the coding sequence GCGGGCAAAAAATACTGATCCATCCTGGCAGGCCAATCTGTTGCAGTATGAAGCAGATCAGCTGAATCTTGGTATTGCAAAAGGGAACCTGCTGCCTACAGTAACCTTATCGGGAAATATCACCCGAAAAAATCAGGATCAGAACACAGACCCGATTGAGGGGATTCCGGCAGATGCACTGGTTTCTTCCGCTTCCACGACACGCCAGATCGCACTGACCGCGAGACAGCCATTATTCCGCTGGGATGCCTGGGAAGGACTGAAACAGGTGAAAACCTCACTGAGTCTGAGTGAAGTGAATCTGAAACTTCAACAGCAGGAACATATTTTAAGTGTTGCGCAGGCATATTTTGATGTGCTGAGACAACAGGCTCTGACGGCTTCCAATGTACAGGAAGAAAAGGCGTTGCAGGAGCAGCTGAATATGATGAATGCCCGGTTAAGAGAAGGACTGGTTGCAAAAAGTGATGTCAGTGAAGCAAATGCACAGTATCAGAGTGCGCGTGCAAACCGTATTGCCACTCATGTTCAGCTGATGCTGGCACAGGAGCAGTTAGCTCAGTTGACCGGTCCATATCAGGAAAGTCTGGCAGTGCTCAGAGATGATTTTCAGTTTCAGAAACCGGTACCTGAGCGACTGGATGAATGGAACCAGATGGCACTCAGTCATAATCTGAATATTCAGCAGGCACGTTTACAGCGAACCTATGCTGAAGATGGCAAGCGGGTTGAGCAGGCAGCGCTTTATCCGCAGGTCGAAGCAGTAGCAACTTACGGTTATGCAAAACAGACTCCTGAAAATATCATCTCTCAGAATGGACAGTTTGATCAGGTGGGTGTAGAGGTGAGCTGGAATGTCTTTTCTGGTGGTAAAACCCAGAAATCCATCCGTAAAGCCGATGTGGATTTAAAAAAACATGAAGCACAGCTGGATGCTGCCATCCGCAAAGCCAGTACAGATGTGAAAAAAGCCTATTTACAGGTCGAAACAGATCAGTCCAGGCTGATGGCAAGAAAAGCTGCGCAGGATTCATCTGAAACGGTCGCTCAGGCGTCCAGGGCTCAGTATCGGGAAGGGCTGAAAACCATGGTGGATGTACTGCTGGCACAGAGAAATGCATTTTCTGCACGGCAGGATTTTTTAAATGCACGTTTCGATTATCTGTTGAATGTTCTGAAACTTAAAGCCGCAGTGGGGCAGCTGACTGAACAGGATTTACAGGAAATGAATGCCTGGCTTGTCGAAAAGACAATATAA